A genomic segment from Luteolibacter ambystomatis encodes:
- a CDS encoding phytoene/squalene synthase family protein, giving the protein MKGDLATDVLKGVSRSFYLTLRLLPGPMRHGASLGYLLARTSDTITDTTLVPVADRLALLDAYGAAVAGTGTTPAWPSHLLAAAEPKEIVLLERSAEVLAALDQTPEAEKALIREVLEIIVSGQRLDLERFSAATPAEPVSLPDDDTVEDYAWRVAGCVGAFWTKLGFLTLGERYSTAPMEELLEKGISYGKGLQLVNILRDLPRDLAAGRCYLPVDEPWDRKALLECHARWVEKAQAWVGEGRHYARTLPIRRLRAATVLPALLAEETLAKLQGARWADLERRVKVPRKRVYALLWKAFLRN; this is encoded by the coding sequence GTGAAGGGGGATCTGGCTACGGACGTGCTGAAGGGGGTGTCGCGCTCGTTTTATCTGACGCTGCGGCTGCTTCCCGGGCCGATGCGCCACGGGGCCAGCCTCGGCTACTTGTTGGCGCGGACCAGTGACACCATCACCGATACCACTCTCGTCCCGGTGGCGGATCGGCTGGCGTTGCTGGATGCGTACGGTGCCGCGGTGGCGGGGACCGGAACCACGCCCGCGTGGCCAAGCCATTTGCTGGCTGCCGCGGAGCCGAAGGAGATCGTCCTGCTGGAGCGATCCGCCGAGGTGCTGGCTGCCTTGGATCAAACTCCGGAGGCGGAGAAGGCGTTGATCCGTGAGGTATTGGAGATCATTGTTTCCGGACAGCGGCTGGATTTGGAGCGTTTTTCCGCCGCGACTCCGGCCGAGCCGGTTTCTCTGCCGGATGATGACACGGTCGAAGATTACGCGTGGCGCGTGGCGGGATGCGTGGGTGCCTTCTGGACCAAGCTGGGATTCCTTACGCTGGGCGAACGCTATTCGACCGCGCCGATGGAAGAACTGTTGGAAAAGGGCATCTCCTATGGGAAAGGCCTCCAGCTCGTGAATATTCTGCGGGATCTGCCGCGTGATCTCGCCGCGGGACGCTGCTATTTGCCGGTGGACGAACCATGGGATCGGAAGGCGCTGTTGGAATGCCATGCCCGCTGGGTTGAAAAGGCACAGGCTTGGGTGGGAGAAGGCCGTCACTATGCGCGGACATTGCCGATCCGCCGCTTGCGTGCCGCCACCGTGCTGCCTGCTTTGTTAGCGGAAGAAACTTTGGCGAAGCTGCAAGGCGCCAGGTGGGCGGATCTGGAACGCCGGGTCAAGGTGCCGCGCAAGCGCGTCTATGCGCTGCTGTGGAAGGCGTTTCTTCGTAACTAG
- the hemW gene encoding radical SAM family heme chaperone HemW: protein MLTYLHIPFCHRVCPYCSFYKHTPGSTPIGAFVDALAKEAAYRLPPLNTQPRTLYLGGGTPSMLSPTHLERLFGALREQLDFAALDEITMEANPATFDLTKARLFRELGVTRVSLGIQSFTPHVLQTLGREHDPEQAAEAVAILREAGMPSVNIDLMFSIPGQSIDDWRETLERTISLNPDHVSAYNLTYEEDTAFFESLKRGEMNADEDRDASFYHLAHRLLTSSGYDHYETSNYARPGHHSSHNRGYWQGEDYIGLGPSAVSTIERVRSQNVADTARYVEMVNGIGHAITGSEAIDPEAWRIERIALGLRTREGIPLDRVDSRAETLQSLVDAGYAVIQDGRLVLTEEGSALVDPIAGELV, encoded by the coding sequence TTGCTCACCTACCTCCATATCCCGTTCTGCCACCGTGTCTGCCCGTATTGCTCGTTCTACAAGCATACTCCCGGCTCCACGCCGATCGGCGCGTTCGTGGATGCCTTGGCAAAGGAAGCCGCCTACCGGCTGCCGCCCCTAAACACTCAACCTCGCACCCTCTACTTGGGAGGCGGCACACCTTCCATGCTCTCGCCGACGCATCTCGAGCGGTTGTTCGGCGCGTTGCGGGAACAACTGGATTTCGCGGCGCTGGACGAAATCACGATGGAGGCGAATCCCGCGACCTTCGATCTGACCAAGGCCCGGTTGTTCCGCGAGCTCGGAGTGACGCGTGTTTCGCTGGGCATCCAGTCGTTCACCCCGCATGTCCTGCAAACACTCGGCCGCGAGCACGATCCGGAGCAAGCGGCCGAAGCCGTGGCGATCCTGCGCGAAGCGGGCATGCCTTCGGTGAACATCGATCTGATGTTCTCGATCCCCGGCCAGTCCATTGACGATTGGCGTGAAACGCTGGAGCGCACCATTTCCCTCAATCCCGACCACGTCTCCGCCTACAATCTCACCTACGAGGAAGACACGGCTTTTTTCGAATCGCTGAAACGGGGTGAAATGAATGCGGACGAAGATCGCGATGCCAGCTTCTACCATCTCGCCCACCGCCTGCTGACCTCCTCCGGCTACGATCACTACGAAACCTCGAACTACGCCCGCCCCGGACATCACTCTTCGCACAACCGCGGCTACTGGCAGGGGGAGGACTACATCGGCCTGGGTCCCTCCGCCGTCTCCACCATCGAGCGCGTCCGCTCGCAGAACGTCGCGGACACCGCCCGTTATGTGGAGATGGTGAACGGCATCGGCCATGCGATCACCGGCAGCGAGGCCATCGATCCGGAGGCCTGGCGGATCGAGCGCATCGCCCTCGGTCTGCGCACCCGCGAGGGCATCCCGCTGGACCGCGTGGACAGCCGGGCCGAAACGCTGCAATCGCTGGTAGACGCCGGATATGCGGTCATTCAAGATGGCAGGCTGGTCTTGACCGAGGAAGGCTCGGCCTTGGTCGATCCGATCGCAGGCGAATTGGTCTGA
- the rimK gene encoding 30S ribosomal protein S6--L-glutamate ligase, whose product MKILILSRNAQLYSTDALVRAAETRGHEVRVVDYLRCYMNITSRKPKIYVDGEELQADAVIPRIAASHTFYGNAVVRQFEMMGVFTVNDSVAIARSRDKLRSMQLLARKGVGLPVTAFAHHTDATNELIKMCGGAPLVIKLLEGTQGAGVVLAETQNTAQSVIEAFKAGNMNILVQEFIKEAKGADIRCIVVGGKVVAAMKRQAAEGEFRSNLHRGGVAEKVKISPEERAVACRAAKAMGLNVAGVDLLRSNHGPVVMEVNSSPGLEGIEQCSGKDVSGMIIEFIERTAANPPKAGDAVK is encoded by the coding sequence ATGAAAATTCTCATCCTTTCCCGCAACGCCCAGTTGTACAGCACCGACGCGCTCGTGCGCGCCGCCGAGACGCGCGGGCATGAAGTCCGGGTGGTGGACTATCTCCGCTGCTACATGAACATCACCTCCCGGAAGCCGAAGATCTATGTGGACGGGGAGGAACTCCAGGCGGACGCGGTGATCCCGCGCATCGCCGCCTCGCACACGTTCTATGGCAATGCCGTCGTCCGGCAGTTCGAGATGATGGGGGTATTCACCGTGAACGACTCGGTGGCCATCGCCCGTTCCCGTGACAAGCTGCGCTCGATGCAGTTGCTCGCGCGCAAGGGAGTGGGCCTGCCGGTCACCGCATTCGCCCACCATACGGATGCGACCAATGAGTTGATCAAGATGTGCGGCGGCGCACCGCTCGTCATCAAGCTGCTGGAAGGGACCCAGGGCGCGGGCGTGGTACTGGCGGAAACACAGAACACCGCTCAATCGGTGATCGAGGCTTTCAAAGCCGGGAACATGAACATCCTCGTGCAGGAGTTCATCAAGGAGGCGAAGGGAGCGGACATCCGCTGCATTGTCGTGGGCGGCAAGGTCGTCGCAGCGATGAAACGCCAGGCAGCGGAAGGCGAGTTCCGCTCGAACCTCCACCGTGGTGGAGTGGCGGAGAAAGTGAAGATTTCCCCGGAAGAACGCGCCGTGGCCTGTCGTGCGGCGAAGGCGATGGGCCTGAACGTCGCTGGTGTGGACCTGCTGCGCTCGAATCACGGCCCGGTGGTGATGGAGGTGAATTCCTCACCCGGCCTGGAAGGCATCGAACAATGCTCTGGCAAGGACGTGTCCGGCATGATCATCGAGTTCATCGAACGCACCGCCGCGAATCCGCCGAAGGCAGGGGATGCGGTGAAGTAG
- a CDS encoding ATP-dependent zinc protease family protein, producing the protein MKRTPRTYKAVPEQVEASSGELARELGLPWKQAGMPRLLIGRREWVGLPDLGISPLNAKTDSGARSSSLHAEDISLSEDGKSVKFVTANHYGDRISCEAVVVMTKKVRSSSGAAKKRIFIETKAVLAGGFTCAIRLSLANRSVMRCPMLIGRRALSGFFLIDPQASHLLGGVRDLEPHVPGTRPS; encoded by the coding sequence ATGAAACGCACGCCCCGCACCTACAAGGCCGTGCCGGAGCAGGTGGAGGCCTCTTCGGGCGAACTGGCGCGGGAGCTCGGTCTGCCATGGAAACAAGCGGGGATGCCACGCCTGCTCATCGGTCGGCGCGAGTGGGTGGGGCTTCCGGACCTCGGCATCTCGCCGCTCAACGCGAAGACCGACAGCGGCGCGCGTTCGTCATCGCTTCACGCGGAGGACATATCGCTGTCCGAGGATGGAAAAAGTGTCAAATTCGTCACCGCCAACCACTATGGAGATCGTATTTCCTGCGAGGCGGTGGTGGTGATGACAAAGAAGGTGCGCAGCTCCTCCGGGGCGGCGAAAAAACGCATTTTCATCGAGACAAAAGCAGTACTCGCAGGCGGTTTCACCTGTGCGATCCGCCTCAGTCTGGCCAACCGCTCCGTGATGCGCTGCCCCATGCTGATCGGACGCCGCGCGCTTTCCGGTTTTTTTCTCATTGACCCGCAGGCTTCCCACTTGTTGGGAGGCGTGCGCGATCTCGAACCCCACGTTCCGGGCACCCGTCCCTCATGA
- the recN gene encoding DNA repair protein RecN, producing the protein MLTLLKIRNLALVDELTWELGSGLVGVTGETGAGKSVIVGALKLVLGERADKGLIRTGEESCTVEAIFNLTDSSAIDAILEEGGLAPCEGELIVRRAVGQTANRQFVNDSPVTLAMLKKLGEHLVDLHGPHDHQSLLSTERQLSMVDAYAGAESSLTAWREAWRDWRAKTTELDELRRAESASEQELELLRYQVSEIDAANLKPGEENDLEDRWRRAVNASRLVEASGAAIASLSNDDGILERLGEVQRLVRELEKLDPSVIERTGGLETAVLELQELERSLVEYGEELEIDPEEAATLEERVNLIESLKRKYGASLADVIERRDAAAARLDNIENRGEKLEKLAAEVTACRAKLDTAGKSLTAARKKIAPKLAKEIASQLKDLGFKQSSFDVQVVPSTEPGPQGYEGVEFQFGPNPGEPLLPLRQIASSGEISRVMLAVKSALAEQDATPLMVFDEIDANVGGEVARSVGLKMAALGARHQVVSITHFPQVAATAAHHFVVEKEVANGRTRSRLYPVTGEARIKELVRMLGGGGEQARAMAASLLENA; encoded by the coding sequence ATGCTCACCCTGCTGAAAATCCGCAATCTCGCCCTCGTCGATGAACTTACCTGGGAGCTGGGCTCCGGCCTTGTCGGCGTGACTGGTGAGACCGGCGCGGGCAAGTCGGTGATCGTGGGGGCCCTCAAGCTCGTGCTCGGTGAACGGGCCGACAAGGGGCTCATCCGCACCGGTGAGGAATCCTGCACGGTGGAGGCGATTTTCAATCTAACCGATTCTTCCGCGATCGATGCGATTCTGGAGGAGGGTGGTCTGGCTCCCTGTGAGGGCGAACTGATCGTGCGCCGCGCGGTGGGCCAGACGGCGAACCGCCAGTTCGTGAACGACTCGCCGGTGACGCTGGCGATGTTGAAGAAACTCGGTGAGCATCTCGTGGACCTGCACGGCCCGCACGATCACCAGTCGCTGCTGTCCACCGAACGCCAGCTTTCGATGGTGGATGCCTATGCAGGCGCGGAGAGCAGCCTCACCGCGTGGCGTGAAGCCTGGCGCGACTGGCGGGCGAAGACCACGGAGTTGGACGAGCTTCGTCGCGCGGAGAGTGCCAGCGAGCAGGAGCTGGAACTACTGCGTTATCAGGTTTCTGAAATCGACGCTGCGAATCTCAAGCCCGGTGAGGAAAACGATCTGGAGGACCGCTGGCGCCGCGCCGTGAATGCTTCGCGATTGGTGGAAGCTTCCGGTGCTGCGATCGCATCGCTTTCGAATGACGATGGCATCCTGGAACGCCTCGGCGAGGTCCAGCGTCTGGTCCGGGAGTTGGAGAAGCTCGATCCGTCCGTGATCGAGCGCACCGGTGGTCTGGAAACCGCGGTGCTGGAACTTCAGGAACTGGAGCGTTCGCTGGTGGAATACGGTGAGGAACTGGAGATCGATCCGGAAGAAGCCGCCACGCTGGAAGAACGGGTGAATCTCATTGAGTCGCTGAAGAGGAAATACGGCGCGTCCTTGGCCGATGTGATCGAGCGCCGCGATGCCGCCGCCGCCCGCCTCGACAATATCGAGAACCGTGGCGAGAAACTGGAAAAGCTCGCTGCCGAAGTGACCGCCTGCCGTGCCAAACTCGATACGGCGGGCAAGTCGCTCACCGCCGCGCGCAAGAAGATCGCGCCGAAGCTGGCCAAGGAAATCGCCTCCCAGCTCAAGGATCTCGGCTTCAAGCAATCCTCCTTCGATGTGCAGGTGGTGCCCTCCACCGAACCCGGACCGCAGGGATACGAAGGTGTGGAATTCCAGTTCGGTCCGAATCCCGGCGAACCCCTGCTGCCGCTGCGCCAGATCGCATCCAGCGGTGAAATCAGCCGCGTGATGCTGGCGGTGAAAAGCGCGCTGGCGGAACAGGATGCCACGCCGCTGATGGTCTTCGATGAGATTGATGCGAACGTCGGCGGCGAGGTGGCTCGCTCGGTGGGATTGAAGATGGCGGCACTCGGTGCCCGCCATCAGGTGGTATCGATCACCCATTTCCCGCAGGTCGCCGCCACCGCGGCACACCATTTCGTGGTCGAGAAGGAGGTGGCGAACGGCCGCACCCGCTCGCGTCTCTATCCCGTCACCGGTGAGGCACGGATCAAGGAGCTTGTGCGCATGCTTGGCGGTGGTGGCGAGCAGGCGCGGGCGATGGCTGCCAGCCTGCTTGAAAACGCATGA
- a CDS encoding glycosyltransferase, with translation MRVLVHTIGSAGDVHPFIGVGRALKARGHDVHVITGAVFERVVRESGLEFHPLGTIEDFERLRSNPDLWHPRKALQVIIRGAVDPSYAPILELTRELHQPGNTVLLASSLAFGARNASELLGIPMATVHLAPSLLPSVYHQPELHGMVFGQGAPRFLKKIQWWIAGKVVDHYVLPQLNRLRQEHGLPPARNMLLDWWHAPDRVIALFPDWFAPPQPDWPQQTRQTGFPLFDERGIREVPAEVRDFLDAGEPPVIFTPGSAMAHGESFFREAVKALVRLNRRGILLSPFTETLPENLPPGIRHFSYVPFSEVLPRAAALVYHGGIGTCAQALQAGIPHLIQPMAHDQLDTLARVRKMGVGLGLSPAEFTDGRIAEILDRLLTDSFFKENATEMAACFEPETWMRRTCEEIEALLPGAKGTIPVISRD, from the coding sequence ATGCGGGTCCTGGTCCACACGATAGGCAGTGCCGGGGACGTCCATCCCTTCATCGGCGTGGGGCGTGCCCTGAAGGCCCGCGGGCATGACGTGCATGTCATCACCGGCGCGGTTTTTGAGCGGGTGGTGCGGGAAAGCGGATTGGAATTCCACCCGCTCGGAACGATCGAGGATTTCGAGCGGCTCCGTAGCAATCCGGACCTCTGGCACCCGCGCAAAGCCCTCCAGGTGATCATCCGTGGCGCGGTCGATCCCAGCTACGCCCCGATCCTGGAGCTCACACGGGAGCTGCACCAACCCGGCAATACCGTCCTCCTGGCCAGTTCGCTGGCCTTTGGGGCGCGCAATGCCAGCGAACTGTTGGGAATTCCAATGGCTACCGTGCATTTGGCTCCATCGTTGCTCCCCAGCGTTTATCATCAGCCGGAGCTGCATGGCATGGTGTTCGGCCAAGGTGCGCCGCGTTTTCTCAAGAAGATCCAGTGGTGGATCGCGGGCAAGGTCGTTGACCACTATGTCCTCCCGCAGTTGAACCGCTTGCGGCAGGAGCATGGATTGCCGCCTGCGAGGAACATGCTGTTGGATTGGTGGCATGCGCCGGACCGGGTGATCGCCCTGTTTCCGGACTGGTTCGCACCGCCCCAGCCGGATTGGCCGCAGCAGACACGGCAGACCGGATTTCCGCTGTTCGATGAAAGGGGCATCCGCGAGGTGCCCGCCGAGGTGCGGGACTTTCTCGATGCGGGCGAGCCGCCGGTGATTTTCACTCCCGGCAGCGCGATGGCGCACGGCGAATCTTTTTTCCGGGAGGCCGTGAAGGCGCTGGTCCGTTTGAACCGCCGGGGCATCCTGCTTTCACCCTTCACCGAAACCCTTCCGGAGAATCTGCCTCCTGGCATCCGGCATTTCTCCTACGTGCCTTTCAGCGAGGTGCTGCCGCGCGCTGCGGCGTTGGTCTATCATGGGGGGATCGGCACTTGTGCCCAGGCCTTGCAGGCGGGCATTCCCCACCTGATCCAGCCGATGGCTCATGACCAGTTGGATACGCTCGCCCGGGTGCGGAAGATGGGGGTGGGCCTCGGGCTTTCACCCGCCGAATTCACGGATGGGCGGATTGCGGAAATACTGGATCGCTTGTTGACGGATTCGTTTTTCAAGGAGAACGCCACGGAGATGGCCGCTTGCTTTGAGCCGGAAACATGGATGCGGCGGACGTGTGAGGAAATCGAGGCGCTTTTGCCTGGGGCGAAGGGGACGATTCCGGTGATTTCCAGAGATTGA
- a CDS encoding MBL fold metallo-hydrolase, translating to MTDDLTLTFLGTGTSTGIPVIGCECETCRSTDPRNTRTRSSILIETPETTLLVDSGPDLRQQALRENIRRIDAVLYTHGHLDHVTGFDDLRAFCWHRDAPLPMHATTECMATLRSMFAWAFSSANTYRGYVKPDPRLIEGPFTYGRLKITPLPVQHASVETVGFLFEYPGCKSAAYFPDAKAFPPVTLAALKDVDVLVIDSLQPTPHATHFSNEEALAMIGEVKAREAWLIHLGHQNEHMTLESTLPRHVKVAYDGLKLSLARTT from the coding sequence ATGACGGACGATCTCACCCTCACCTTCCTCGGCACCGGAACCTCCACGGGCATTCCCGTGATCGGCTGTGAATGTGAGACCTGCCGGTCCACCGACCCCCGCAACACCCGCACCCGCTCCTCGATCCTCATCGAGACCCCGGAAACCACGCTGCTGGTGGACTCCGGGCCGGACCTCCGCCAGCAGGCGCTCCGTGAAAACATCCGCAGGATCGACGCCGTCCTCTACACCCACGGGCATCTTGATCACGTGACCGGATTCGACGATCTGCGCGCCTTCTGCTGGCACCGGGACGCCCCGCTTCCCATGCATGCCACCACCGAGTGCATGGCCACGCTGCGCTCGATGTTTGCCTGGGCTTTCTCTTCCGCGAATACCTATCGCGGTTATGTGAAACCCGATCCTCGTCTCATTGAGGGACCATTCACCTACGGCCGGTTGAAGATCACACCGCTGCCTGTCCAACATGCCTCGGTGGAGACGGTGGGGTTCCTGTTCGAGTATCCGGGCTGCAAATCGGCGGCGTATTTCCCTGATGCGAAGGCCTTCCCTCCGGTCACGCTGGCAGCCTTGAAAGATGTGGACGTGCTGGTCATCGACTCACTCCAGCCAACTCCGCATGCCACCCACTTCTCGAACGAAGAGGCACTGGCCATGATCGGCGAGGTCAAGGCGCGCGAGGCGTGGCTGATCCACCTCGGCCACCAGAACGAACACATGACACTGGAGTCCACGCTGCCGCGGCATGTGAAAGTCGCGTATGACGGATTGAAGTTGAGCTTGGCCCGGACCACCTGA
- a CDS encoding TIGR03790 family protein has product MRLFLFLILTTGITLAATPDPASVVVLYNKAIPESAKLAETYRAARSIPAENLVGLDLPKSDDISREDYDKGLVKPLRGIFDSKGWWKLGKNQENLTLPVQNQIRFIAVMRGVPLRIRNTSATPPPIDLQKPFEGRNEAAVDSELAAFGIQGLPTLGVVNNAYFKSEKPFAEAGMPFLVLVARIDAAKWETCERMIKDAVATEKTGLWGRAYVDIANKIPEGDQWLEGVAKANLSTGIPTVVDRFNDTLPTNYPMTDASLYYGWYEWNVNGPFLNPRFQFRPGAVAMHLHSFSAEQIRDPNKNWSAALLERGACCTIGNTYEPYLGITHYFDILHKRLLDGSTFAEAAYAAMPALSWQGVVFGDPLYRPFIHLDGSGEKQPGDNDYRALRMASLQWDSKPAELHDQLAKAVERTHSGVLAEALGLRYRAISLNDDAKKWFGVARENYTNTADKLRQEFNIISIDRAVGHKDLAIRELRDARTIYAAIPESQALTGWLNILDPPPPPPADPTKVPKIK; this is encoded by the coding sequence ATGAGGCTTTTCCTGTTCCTGATCCTCACCACCGGCATCACCCTCGCGGCGACGCCCGACCCTGCTTCCGTGGTGGTCCTCTATAACAAGGCGATTCCGGAATCGGCGAAGCTGGCGGAAACGTACCGTGCCGCCCGCAGCATCCCCGCTGAAAACCTCGTCGGCCTCGATCTGCCGAAGAGCGATGACATCAGCCGCGAGGACTACGACAAGGGCTTGGTGAAACCGCTGCGTGGGATCTTCGATTCCAAAGGATGGTGGAAGCTTGGCAAGAACCAGGAGAACCTGACGCTGCCGGTTCAGAACCAGATCCGTTTCATCGCGGTGATGCGCGGAGTGCCGCTGCGGATTCGCAACACAAGTGCCACTCCGCCCCCGATCGATCTGCAAAAACCCTTCGAAGGCCGCAACGAAGCCGCCGTGGACTCGGAACTCGCGGCGTTCGGCATCCAGGGACTGCCGACGCTGGGCGTGGTCAACAATGCCTATTTCAAAAGCGAGAAGCCCTTTGCCGAGGCGGGCATGCCGTTTCTCGTCCTGGTGGCCCGCATCGATGCCGCAAAGTGGGAAACCTGCGAGCGGATGATCAAGGACGCGGTGGCAACGGAGAAGACCGGCCTGTGGGGCCGTGCCTACGTGGACATCGCGAACAAGATCCCGGAAGGCGACCAATGGCTGGAAGGCGTGGCCAAGGCCAACCTCTCCACGGGCATCCCGACGGTGGTGGACCGCTTCAACGACACGCTGCCGACGAACTATCCGATGACGGATGCCTCGCTCTACTACGGTTGGTACGAGTGGAATGTGAACGGCCCCTTCCTGAACCCGCGGTTCCAGTTCCGTCCCGGCGCGGTGGCGATGCATCTGCACTCCTTCAGCGCGGAGCAGATCCGCGACCCCAACAAAAACTGGAGCGCGGCCCTGCTGGAGCGCGGCGCCTGCTGCACCATCGGCAATACCTACGAGCCGTATCTGGGCATCACCCATTACTTCGACATCCTTCACAAGCGGTTGCTCGATGGCTCCACCTTCGCCGAAGCAGCCTACGCCGCGATGCCCGCGCTATCCTGGCAGGGCGTCGTGTTCGGGGACCCGCTCTACCGGCCCTTCATTCATCTGGACGGCAGTGGCGAGAAGCAGCCCGGCGACAATGACTATCGGGCGCTGCGGATGGCATCACTCCAATGGGACAGCAAACCGGCCGAACTGCACGACCAGCTCGCAAAAGCGGTCGAACGCACCCACAGCGGAGTTCTCGCGGAAGCCCTGGGTCTCCGCTATCGGGCGATCAGCCTGAACGACGATGCGAAAAAGTGGTTCGGCGTCGCCAGGGAGAACTACACCAATACCGCCGACAAACTGCGGCAGGAGTTCAACATCATCTCCATCGACCGCGCGGTGGGACACAAGGACCTGGCCATCCGGGAACTCCGTGATGCCCGCACGATCTACGCCGCCATTCCCGAATCCCAGGCTCTCACCGGCTGGCTCAATATCCTCGACCCGCCACCGCCACCTCCTGCCGATCCGACCAAAGTGCCGAAGATCAAATGA
- a CDS encoding DUF2851 family protein, translating into MSYARLLEDAFQPSTLAEPRGRALPPELELQALWFAGAFGRDFATTSGNQVRIVQFGEWNRSAGPDFIQAAVEIDGVLKKGAIELDPEPEDWERHGHAANPAYREVILHVVFRPAERESFTRNDEHHEIPRVEIGAEAIEEALNLPPREIAIARPGRCVRPLAGMDSVAVSRLLEQAAAHRATRKAARFLRMADAHGRDAALFQATAETLGYRGNSLAMRLLAQRAPLSAMKEEMDHEALLFGTAGFLSPILHEKAPTDTREYLRGLWDTWWKQRGRFETAGTRTIPWKLHGHRPANHPHRRAGALSALVTVWPKYRRVALARPFRPEAVLTFLEELNHDFWERRHTLTSAPTLRPVALFGRSQGLELLANHLAPLALHEDDGFDFNAYWKLRAASPNERVKRCGLRLFGSLETAKPWFQKVAHHQALLQIYHDFCLEDVSDCERCPFPEQLAQWRA; encoded by the coding sequence ATGAGCTACGCCCGCCTCCTTGAAGACGCTTTCCAGCCATCGACGCTGGCGGAGCCTCGCGGGCGCGCGCTGCCGCCGGAACTGGAACTGCAGGCGCTTTGGTTTGCCGGCGCCTTCGGGCGGGACTTCGCCACCACCAGCGGCAATCAGGTCCGCATCGTCCAATTCGGAGAGTGGAACCGCTCGGCCGGGCCGGACTTCATCCAAGCGGCGGTAGAGATCGATGGTGTCTTGAAAAAAGGAGCCATCGAACTCGATCCCGAACCGGAAGATTGGGAGCGCCACGGCCACGCGGCCAATCCGGCCTACCGCGAGGTAATCCTGCATGTGGTGTTCCGCCCCGCCGAACGGGAAAGTTTCACCCGCAATGACGAGCACCATGAGATCCCGCGTGTGGAAATCGGAGCGGAAGCCATCGAAGAAGCCCTGAACCTGCCTCCCCGCGAGATCGCCATCGCCCGCCCCGGCCGCTGCGTGCGGCCGCTGGCCGGAATGGACAGCGTGGCGGTGAGCCGCCTGTTGGAACAGGCGGCGGCTCATCGGGCGACACGAAAAGCCGCACGATTCCTTCGCATGGCGGACGCCCACGGCCGCGATGCCGCTCTCTTCCAAGCCACCGCGGAGACGCTGGGGTATCGTGGCAATTCCCTGGCCATGCGCCTGCTGGCCCAGCGGGCTCCGCTTTCCGCAATGAAGGAGGAGATGGATCATGAGGCGCTGCTATTCGGCACAGCCGGGTTCCTCTCGCCAATCCTGCACGAGAAAGCTCCGACCGATACCCGTGAATACCTGCGCGGACTGTGGGATACCTGGTGGAAGCAACGCGGCCGCTTTGAGACCGCTGGCACCCGCACAATCCCGTGGAAGCTTCATGGCCACCGCCCCGCCAATCATCCCCACCGCCGGGCTGGTGCTCTCTCCGCATTGGTGACGGTATGGCCGAAGTATCGGCGAGTCGCCTTGGCGAGGCCGTTTCGTCCGGAAGCTGTGCTCACATTCCTTGAAGAACTGAATCACGATTTCTGGGAACGCCGCCACACGCTGACCTCCGCACCGACGCTGCGGCCGGTGGCCTTGTTCGGACGTTCGCAGGGATTGGAACTTCTGGCGAATCATCTGGCTCCACTGGCTCTCCATGAGGATGACGGCTTCGATTTCAACGCCTACTGGAAACTCCGTGCGGCCTCTCCGAATGAACGGGTAAAACGTTGCGGACTGCGGTTGTTCGGCTCCCTGGAGACTGCGAAGCCATGGTTCCAGAAGGTGGCCCATCATCAGGCGCTGCTGCAGATCTACCACGACTTCTGCCTGGAGGATGTGAGCGATTGCGAACGCTGCCCGTTCCCCGAGCAGCTCGCCCAGTGGCGGGCGTGA
- the thiS gene encoding sulfur carrier protein ThiS, producing the protein MQITLNGQPHELAATRSVEQLLQDVGLGGKPVVVELNLEAIFPRDFSTTQVNDGDRVEIVTLAAGG; encoded by the coding sequence ATGCAGATCACGCTCAATGGACAGCCTCACGAACTCGCCGCGACGCGCTCGGTGGAGCAGTTGCTGCAAGATGTGGGATTGGGCGGCAAACCGGTGGTGGTGGAGCTGAATCTGGAAGCGATCTTCCCCCGGGATTTCAGCACCACGCAGGTGAACGATGGTGACCGGGTGGAGATTGTGACGCTGGCTGCGGGAGGTTGA